DNA from Flavobacteriales bacterium:
CAGGGTTCGATAACGGAGCTTCATGGACAGGGGGCGTGGGCAAGGTGCGGAAAGGTAGCAGGTTGATGGATGGCTTGACCTGCCGGAAACGTGGGATTCACCGTAAAGGACGACCGCCAGGGACGGTTCGTTGCCCTTGGTCAAGAAGCGTGGGAATCCAATCCTGGAGCCTTTTGTCCTAGGCGCGTCGAATCGGGTCGTCCGGAAAGGGGAAGAACGACCGAGCCCGGACTAGGCGGTCCGGGCTCGGTGATGCTAGGGGAGGGGCGCGTCAGGCCGCCTTGGCAACCGCCTTGCCACCAGCTCCGATGTGCTGGTCGAGGAACTTCTCCATGGCCTCATAGAACTCGAACCGGTTCTCCTCATTGCGGAAACCGTGGCCCTCATTGTCCTTCACCAGGTATTGCACTTCCACGCCGCGGGCCTTGAGGGCCTCCACCACCTGATCGCTCTCGGCCTTGTTCACCCGCGGGTCGGTGGCGCCCTGTGCGATGAACAGCGGCACCTTGATGCGGTCGACGAAGAAGACCGGGCTGGCATCGCGCAGGAGCAGGCTGTCGGCCTTGGGGTCGCCCACCATCTCGTACATCATCTTCTTGAAGGGCTCCCAGTAGGGCGGCACCGTGTTCATGAAGGTGAACATGTTGCTCACGCCCACATAGTCCACCGCGCAGGCGTAGAGGTCGGGTGTGAATGTGATGCCGGCCAGCGTGGCATAGCCGCCGTAGCTGCCGCCGTAGATGGCGATGCGGGTGCTGTCGGCGATGCCCTGCTGCTTCAGCCACTCCACGCCATCGGTGATGTCGTCCTGCATGGTCTTGCCCCACTGCTTGAAGCTCTTCATCCAGAACTCGCGGCCATAGCCGGTGCTGCCGCGGAAGTTCATCTGGAGCACGGCATAGCCGCGGTTCGCCAGGAACTGCACCTCGGGGTTGAAGCCCCACTCGTCGCGGGCCCAGGGGCCGCCGTGCGGGTTGATCACCACGGGCAGGTTCTTCGGTTCACGGCCTGCCGGCAAGGTCAGGTAGCCATGGATGGTGAGCCCATCGCGGCTGGTGTAGGTGATGGGCTTCATCTCGGCCATCTGGGCGGGGTCGATCCAGGGACGCAGCACGGCCAGCTTCTCCAGCTTGTCTGCCGCGGCATCATAGAAGTGGTACTCGCCGGGATGCCGGTCGCTGCCGGCCCATACCATGAACTTGGTCTCGCTGTCATCGGCGCCATAGACCCAGCACTCCAGGCCGGGGAATTTGGCCTCCATCTTGGCGTACATGGCCTTGGTCTCCTCATCGAGGAAATGACGCTCCTCCTTGGCGCCGGTCCAGGTCACCATGGTCAGCACCTTGCGTTTCCGGCTGTAGTCCACGTTGCTCACGTCGTAATCGGCGCTCTCGAAGATGAGCTTGGTCTCCTTCTTTCCGACGAGGTCCCATTCCACCACGGCGGTCTTATCGCGGCCGTTGAGGTTGTGGCTCACGATCAGGTTGGCGTTGTCGAAGGTGAACATCAGCGGGTTCCAGCTGTCCTTGAAGCCCGTGCGCATGTACTCCAGGAAGGGGTCCTGCTCCGAGCCGCGATAGTATATCACTTGGTCGGTGCCATCGGTCTTGGTGGCCATGCGGATCACGCCGTTGTGGTCGGTGACCCAGCCTTCGAAGTTGTCCTTGCTGTTGTCGTAGAGCGGCTTCAGCTCGCCGGTGGCCACGTTGCAGAGGTAGGGGTCGAAGACCTGCGGGTTGCGCTGGTTCATCTGGATGATGATGTGCTGCTCCATGCCCGCAACGCCGTGGAGATCGTCCAATGTGCCGGCACGCACACCTTGCTGGGGGGTGAGGGCCTTGGCATCGGTGCCATCGATGCTGGCACTGAACACGATGAAGTTCTCATCGCCGTTGATGTCGCGGCTATACACGATACGGTCGCCTTTCCAGAAGTAGCCGCCGATGTCGCGGATGGTGTCATGCGTCACCTGCGTGGCCGTGCTGTCGCCGATGCGCTGGACGAATAGGTTCATCCTGCTCTTCCATGGCGCGCGGTAGCTGATGTATCTCCCGTCCGGGCTGATGCGGAAGCTGGCCTTCTCCGGGTTCTTGAAGAAGTCCTTCATGGGAAGCTGCGGCGGCGGGGCGACGACCGAGGCAGCCTGATCGCGCTCGCCGCAGGCGGAGAACAGGGCCAGGCCGGCGACCAGGGGGGCGGCCTTCAGGCCACGGAGGATGTGGAGCATGCGTTGGTGGTTGGGGTGGGTTGTTGGACCGGCAAAGGTGGTCCGCAGCAGCGTCGGATAAGGCACCGATCCACGAGCGGTGCATCCGTGTGATGAACCGTTGGGCCGGCTCAATGGTGGAAGCGGTACACCCGCACCTTGCGATCCGCTTCCACGGAATCCACCTTGGCATAGATGGCGCGCAGGTGCTGGTACCATGGGCGCCCAGGGTCTGACAGGTGGGCGCCGGCATCAATCACCACTGCGGCAAGGGACGTATCGAGCGGTGGCGAAGGGTGCCGCGCCCCCAGCACCGGGGCGGTGGCCGGGTCTGCTTGGCCGAGGTGACTGCGCAAGTCGCGCTTCAGGTTGCGGATGTCCTTGGCCGCGAGGTGGGTGAGCCAGTACCATTGCGGCAGCACCTCCACGGAACAACCGTCACTGCACCATTCCTGTTCCACCTGCACCACCCGACTGGGGTGCGCCCCGGTGTCCTTCCACGGGGTGAAGGTGGATGCCATGCCCAGGCCAAGACCGGCCATCACGCTGCGTTGTGCCACCCTTCGCTGGAACAGGGACTCTGCGGACAGGGCCACCAGCAGCGCGAATCCGGGGGCTGCATACACCAGGTAGCGGTCCAGGAACATGGGCACGGTGAAGCTCACTGCGAACATGCCCAGCAGCGGCACGAAGCACCAGAGCG
Protein-coding regions in this window:
- a CDS encoding S9 family peptidase, with the protein product MLHILRGLKAAPLVAGLALFSACGERDQAASVVAPPPQLPMKDFFKNPEKASFRISPDGRYISYRAPWKSRMNLFVQRIGDSTATQVTHDTIRDIGGYFWKGDRIVYSRDINGDENFIVFSASIDGTDAKALTPQQGVRAGTLDDLHGVAGMEQHIIIQMNQRNPQVFDPYLCNVATGELKPLYDNSKDNFEGWVTDHNGVIRMATKTDGTDQVIYYRGSEQDPFLEYMRTGFKDSWNPLMFTFDNANLIVSHNLNGRDKTAVVEWDLVGKKETKLIFESADYDVSNVDYSRKRKVLTMVTWTGAKEERHFLDEETKAMYAKMEAKFPGLECWVYGADDSETKFMVWAGSDRHPGEYHFYDAAADKLEKLAVLRPWIDPAQMAEMKPITYTSRDGLTIHGYLTLPAGREPKNLPVVINPHGGPWARDEWGFNPEVQFLANRGYAVLQMNFRGSTGYGREFWMKSFKQWGKTMQDDITDGVEWLKQQGIADSTRIAIYGGSYGGYATLAGITFTPDLYACAVDYVGVSNMFTFMNTVPPYWEPFKKMMYEMVGDPKADSLLLRDASPVFFVDRIKVPLFIAQGATDPRVNKAESDQVVEALKARGVEVQYLVKDNEGHGFRNEENRFEFYEAMEKFLDQHIGAGGKAVAKAA